In one window of Chitinophagales bacterium DNA:
- a CDS encoding di-heme enzyme: protein MALAANLAFTNHQTPSKENPKIALGRRLFYDQRLSINGARSCASCHAPELAFTDGYRRSLSIDGFNVTRNSPSLINTKFLPSLTWADTSIKNFTTQMDGPMFSEHPQEMGWKGNEAIILDRLNQDPVYQQLLKSVFPKQKSYTVALVKNAIAAFEETLVSFNAPYDKYLRGQTNALSPSARRGANLFFSGRTKCGVCHEGKLLGGENFANVGLYNVGDTNSYPLSDRGLFNKTANPEDDGSFRIPSLRNVLLTAPYMHDGSVATIEEVIDIYVAGGRNIADGPYAGDGRKNSKKDMRVKPFSLTVEERKDLIAFLASLTDSSVLNNPRWKNPFQ, encoded by the coding sequence ATGGCCCTTGCGGCTAATCTTGCTTTTACGAATCATCAGACACCCAGCAAGGAAAATCCCAAAATTGCACTGGGTAGAAGATTGTTTTATGATCAACGTTTGTCTATCAATGGTGCGCGATCCTGTGCTTCCTGTCATGCGCCAGAGCTGGCATTTACTGACGGCTATCGAAGGTCTTTAAGTATTGATGGATTTAACGTAACACGTAACTCACCATCACTCATCAACACCAAGTTTTTACCGAGCCTTACATGGGCAGATACAAGTATAAAGAACTTTACTACTCAGATGGATGGCCCGATGTTCAGCGAACATCCTCAGGAAATGGGGTGGAAGGGTAATGAAGCAATTATTCTTGATCGATTGAATCAGGATCCTGTTTATCAGCAATTGCTGAAAAGTGTTTTTCCAAAACAAAAGTCGTACACTGTTGCGCTTGTTAAAAATGCGATTGCTGCTTTTGAAGAAACCCTTGTGTCTTTTAATGCACCTTACGACAAGTATTTGCGCGGACAAACCAATGCACTTTCACCATCAGCCAGAAGAGGCGCGAATTTGTTTTTCTCCGGAAGAACTAAGTGTGGTGTTTGTCACGAAGGCAAGCTGTTAGGCGGAGAGAATTTTGCAAATGTTGGCTTATACAATGTGGGTGATACCAATAGCTATCCCTTATCAGACAGGGGTTTGTTCAACAAGACCGCTAATCCTGAAGATGATGGAAGCTTCCGTATTCCTTCTCTGCGTAATGTATTACTGACTGCACCTTATATGCATGATGGTTCAGTTGCAACTATTGAAGAAGTGATTGATATCTATGTTGCCGGTGGAAGGAATATTGCAGATGGTCCCTATGCAGGTGATGGGAGAAAAAACAGTAAAAAAGATATGCGCGTAAAACCATTTTCGCTGACTGTAGAAGAAAGAAAAGACTTAATCGCTTTTTTGGCCAGCCTCACAGATTCATCAGTGCTTAATAATCCAAGATGGAAAAATCCTTTTCAATGA
- a CDS encoding DUF4114 domain-containing protein: MKRLLFVVIYLLIQSLAFAQYQYFGTYSSQGKPNYLVTPDDVLTAPFRTRITNTLPELRPVPVYNPRLISDTLSQTLNTKCNADVWITFVDEGATYLNALGFYTFPVGSPLNAPPASSAVKIIFPNASKPGNGGELNPGNKVYLGNFPANTAIGFVLIADGWAGSSGVGDGKWKLYSESRFNPEPDPAKKKHSVMLNDVETGRIIIGFEDIRRDGYGSDEDFNDVLFYATVQPRTCVANPDLPDLYPDGSIVYSGNTGGVESKSLGDIIGLRNYRKARSGEHGDINYTALPELKANKLLKQMLYQTDATTPNSTPAYTMADFMPQQMIDTGYRAFISSPTDLTAFTNAKEIISVDFTKNNQARAVAFATRTSDSVYNHTKHICDRLRGAELVNMELFKLKGIDFIRYTLKRENGAIEFATHFSVGASKGRDSFRIQSNWLNDDYERDDTLYNYQLWAAAPYLVTDMMLDILNKFSSFKPVTSIAAKPLPATYLIYGKRVAGKLQVQINNQSAASTAKIEIEERKNEYAQFVRRSIQVPINPNGKTNLELTVDDAHEGNIILSTANTPRDVVYLSDGIWGVDYNAAKTTITDFKVLNNPNRVYANSEFPLLRDIQLKANTSDYLTLYKIMNGGGAEQDLRNYKSIAFTGKFNAPVTITLVKKSISNWTDHYSYTLPAKDSLKEYSINLSKFTSPLSKNPIQADDILQTVFTFETGGKQVNLDAQINNAAFSTFEEILGEKLNIVQAYPNPGTQFLIKFHSNTAQPLTLRVLEAATGRAVRNFAFTSAKGANQISLDLSNCRGQVLLLKLEGKDTRYEMKKLVVQ; this comes from the coding sequence ATGAAAAGGCTTCTATTTGTTGTGATTTATTTGCTTATCCAATCCCTCGCTTTTGCGCAATATCAATATTTCGGCACTTATAGCAGTCAGGGTAAACCCAACTATCTGGTAACACCGGATGATGTACTCACAGCACCTTTTCGCACGAGAATCACCAATACACTTCCTGAATTAAGACCAGTTCCGGTTTATAATCCGAGACTCATTTCCGATACTTTATCGCAAACACTGAATACAAAATGTAATGCAGATGTATGGATCACTTTTGTAGATGAAGGCGCTACCTACCTGAATGCGCTGGGTTTTTATACATTTCCTGTAGGCAGCCCACTGAATGCGCCACCTGCTTCTTCTGCAGTAAAAATTATTTTTCCCAATGCTTCCAAACCTGGTAATGGCGGTGAACTGAATCCGGGTAATAAAGTATATCTCGGCAATTTCCCGGCTAATACAGCTATTGGTTTTGTACTGATAGCAGATGGCTGGGCCGGCTCAAGTGGTGTGGGCGATGGTAAATGGAAACTCTATAGTGAGTCCAGATTCAATCCGGAACCAGATCCTGCTAAGAAAAAGCACAGTGTGATGCTCAATGATGTGGAGACAGGCAGAATCATCATTGGCTTTGAAGATATCCGCAGAGATGGATATGGCAGTGATGAAGATTTCAATGATGTACTTTTCTATGCTACTGTGCAACCAAGAACCTGTGTAGCCAATCCTGATTTACCAGACCTATATCCAGATGGCAGTATTGTCTATTCCGGCAATACCGGCGGCGTGGAGAGTAAGAGTTTGGGAGATATTATCGGCTTACGTAACTATAGAAAAGCAAGAAGTGGCGAACATGGTGATATTAATTATACAGCATTACCTGAACTAAAGGCTAATAAGCTGCTCAAGCAAATGCTGTATCAGACAGATGCCACAACACCCAACAGCACTCCGGCATATACAATGGCAGATTTCATGCCACAGCAAATGATTGATACCGGTTACCGGGCATTCATCAGTTCACCAACAGACCTTACTGCATTTACCAATGCCAAGGAAATCATTTCGGTAGATTTCACCAAAAACAATCAGGCCAGGGCTGTTGCATTTGCTACAAGAACAAGTGATTCTGTCTACAACCACACCAAACATATTTGCGACAGATTAAGAGGTGCTGAACTGGTGAATATGGAATTATTCAAACTAAAGGGTATTGATTTTATTCGCTACACATTGAAGCGGGAAAATGGTGCCATTGAGTTCGCAACACATTTCAGTGTAGGTGCAAGCAAAGGCCGTGATAGCTTCCGCATTCAATCGAACTGGCTGAATGATGATTATGAGCGGGACGATACATTGTATAATTATCAACTTTGGGCTGCAGCACCTTATCTCGTAACAGATATGATGCTGGATATCCTGAATAAGTTTTCATCCTTCAAACCAGTTACAAGCATTGCTGCTAAACCGCTGCCTGCTACTTATCTGATATATGGTAAGCGTGTAGCAGGAAAGTTGCAGGTGCAGATCAATAATCAGTCTGCGGCAAGCACGGCCAAAATTGAGATTGAAGAACGCAAAAACGAATACGCCCAGTTCGTACGCAGAAGTATTCAAGTACCCATCAATCCGAATGGTAAGACAAATCTTGAGTTAACAGTTGATGATGCGCATGAAGGCAATATCATTCTCAGCACAGCAAATACGCCGAGAGATGTTGTTTACTTATCAGATGGTATTTGGGGCGTGGATTATAATGCTGCAAAAACTACCATAACCGATTTCAAAGTGCTCAATAACCCTAACCGAGTATATGCCAATAGTGAGTTCCCACTGCTGCGCGATATTCAGTTAAAAGCCAATACCAGCGATTACCTTACACTCTATAAGATTATGAATGGTGGTGGAGCGGAGCAAGATTTGCGTAACTATAAGAGCATAGCTTTTACTGGGAAGTTCAATGCACCAGTAACCATTACTTTGGTGAAGAAATCCATCAGTAACTGGACCGATCATTATTCTTACACCCTACCTGCCAAGGACAGTTTGAAGGAATACAGCATCAATTTGTCGAAGTTCACTTCACCGCTGTCAAAGAATCCGATTCAGGCTGATGATATCCTGCAGACAGTCTTCACTTTTGAAACAGGCGGAAAGCAGGTTAACCTTGATGCACAGATTAACAATGCAGCTTTTTCCACTTTTGAAGAGATTCTTGGCGAAAAGCTCAATATTGTACAGGCTTATCCCAACCCTGGCACGCAATTCCTGATCAAGTTCCACAGTAATACAGCGCAACCGCTGACTCTAAGGGTATTGGAAGCAGCCACAGGCAGAGCTGTGCGAAACTTTGCTTTCACTAGTGCAAAAGGTGCTAATCAAATTAGTCTTGACTTGAGTAATTGCCGCGGACAAGTACTACTCTT